The following proteins are co-located in the Pan troglodytes isolate AG18354 chromosome 5, NHGRI_mPanTro3-v2.0_pri, whole genome shotgun sequence genome:
- the LOC742399 gene encoding glycine cleavage system H protein, mitochondrial: MALRVVRSVRALLCTLRAVPSPAAPCPPRPWQLGVGAVRTLRTGPALLSVRKFTEKHEWVTTENGIGTVGISNFAQEALGDVVYCSLPEVGTKLNKQDEFGALESVKAASELYSPLSGEVTEINEALAENPGLVNKSCYEDGWLIKMTLSNPSELDELMSEEAYEKYIKSIEE, encoded by the coding sequence ATGGCGCTGCGAGTGGTGCGGAGCGTGCGGGCCTTGCTCTGCACCCTGCGCGCGGTCCCGTCACCCGCCGCGCCCTGCCCGCCGAGGCCCTGGCAGCTGGGGGTGGGCGCCGTCCGTACGCTGCGCACTGGACCCGCTCTACTCTCGGTGCGTAAATTCACAGAGAAACACGAATGGGTAACAACAGAAAATGGCATTGGAACAGTGGGAATCAGCAATTTTGCACAGGAAGCGTTGGGAGATGTTGTTTACTGTAGTCTGCCTGAAGTTGGGACAAAATTGAACAAACAAGATGAGTTTGGTGCTTTGGAAAGTGTGAAAGCTGCTAGTGAACTCTATTCTCCTTTATCAGGAGAAGTAACTGAAATTAATGAAGCTCTTGCAGAAAATCCAGGACTTGTAAACAAATCTTGTTATGAAGATGGTTGGCTGATCAAGATGACACTGAGTAACCCTTCAGAACTAGATGAACTTATGAGTGAAGAAGCGTATGAGAAATACATAAAATCTATTGAGGAGTGA